A portion of the Streptomyces sp. NBC_00376 genome contains these proteins:
- a CDS encoding ABC-F family ATP-binding cassette domain-containing protein, whose protein sequence is MITASGIELRAGARILIESASFRIAKGDRIGLVGRNGAGKTTLTKCLAGEGNPVGGTIARSGEVGYLPQDPRTGDLDVLARDRILSARGLDEILRKMRENEERMATGKGATREKAMKKYERLETEFLTKGGYAAEAEAATIAAALSLPDRVLGQPLHTLSGGQRRRVELARILFSDADILLLDEPTNHLDADSIVWLRDYLKTYRGGFIVISHDEELVETVVNKVFYLDANRAQIDIYNMSWKLYQQQREADEKRRKRERQNAEKKAAALNSQADKMRAKATKTVAAQNMAKRAERLLSGLEAVRVSDKVAKLRFPEPAPCGKTPLMAEGLSKSYGSLEIFTDVDLAIDKGSRVVILGLNGAGKTTLLRLLGGAEKPNTGEVIQGHGLKLGYYAQEHETLDPDRSVLENMRSAAPDLDLVEVRKTLGSFLFSGDDVDKPAGVLSGGEKTRLALATLVVSSANVLLLDEPTNNLDPASREEILGALRTYKGAVVLVTHDEGAVEALQPERIILLPDGVEDLWGADYQDLVALA, encoded by the coding sequence GTGATCACCGCTTCCGGCATCGAGCTGCGTGCCGGCGCCCGCATCCTCATCGAGTCCGCTTCCTTCCGTATCGCCAAGGGCGACCGCATCGGTCTGGTCGGTCGCAACGGAGCGGGCAAGACCACGCTCACCAAGTGCCTTGCCGGCGAGGGCAATCCCGTCGGCGGCACGATCGCCCGCTCCGGCGAGGTGGGCTACCTCCCGCAGGACCCCCGCACCGGCGACCTCGACGTGCTGGCCCGCGACCGCATCCTCTCCGCCCGTGGCCTCGACGAGATCCTGCGCAAGATGCGGGAGAACGAGGAGCGGATGGCGACCGGCAAGGGCGCCACCCGCGAGAAGGCGATGAAGAAGTACGAGCGCCTGGAGACGGAGTTCCTCACCAAGGGCGGCTACGCCGCCGAGGCCGAGGCCGCCACCATCGCCGCCGCGCTCAGCCTGCCCGACCGGGTCCTCGGACAGCCGCTCCATACGCTCTCCGGCGGACAGCGCCGCCGCGTCGAGCTGGCCCGCATCCTCTTCTCGGACGCCGACATCCTGCTGCTCGACGAGCCGACCAACCACCTCGACGCCGACTCGATCGTCTGGCTGCGCGACTACCTCAAGACCTACCGCGGCGGCTTCATCGTGATCTCCCACGATGAAGAGCTGGTCGAGACGGTCGTCAACAAGGTCTTCTACCTCGACGCCAACCGCGCCCAGATCGACATCTACAACATGAGCTGGAAGCTCTACCAGCAGCAGCGCGAGGCCGACGAGAAGCGCCGCAAGCGCGAGCGGCAGAACGCCGAGAAGAAGGCCGCGGCCCTCAACTCGCAGGCCGACAAGATGCGCGCCAAGGCCACCAAGACCGTCGCCGCACAGAACATGGCCAAGCGCGCCGAGCGGCTGCTGTCCGGTCTGGAGGCCGTCCGGGTCTCCGACAAGGTCGCCAAGCTCCGCTTCCCCGAGCCCGCACCGTGCGGCAAGACCCCCCTGATGGCCGAGGGCCTGTCCAAGTCGTACGGCTCGCTCGAAATCTTCACCGATGTGGACCTCGCCATCGACAAGGGCTCCCGGGTCGTCATCCTCGGCCTCAACGGCGCGGGCAAGACCACGCTGCTGCGGCTCCTCGGCGGCGCCGAGAAGCCCAACACCGGCGAGGTGATCCAGGGCCACGGCCTCAAGCTCGGCTACTACGCCCAGGAACACGAGACCCTCGACCCGGACCGCTCCGTCCTGGAGAACATGCGCTCCGCGGCGCCCGACCTCGACCTCGTCGAGGTCCGCAAGACCCTGGGCTCCTTCCTCTTCTCCGGCGACGACGTCGACAAGCCCGCCGGCGTCCTCTCCGGCGGCGAGAAGACCCGTCTCGCCCTGGCCACCCTGGTGGTCTCCTCCGCCAACGTGCTGCTGCTGGACGAGCCGACCAACAACCTCGACCCGGCCAGCCGCGAGGAGATCCTCGGCGCGCTGCGCACGTACAAGGGCGCCGTCGTCCTCGTCACGCACGACGAGGGCGCGGTCGAGGCGCTCCAGCCGGAGCGCATCATCCTGCTGCCCGACGGTGTCGAGGACCTGTGGGGCGCGGACTACCAGGACCTCGTCGCGCTGGCCTAG
- a CDS encoding phosphotransferase family protein, translating to MSSKSRNTSAAVRTVSAFPTTRFQRWTDPQVAAAGSLLRAFHDATRGSRLTGRHPVVCHHDPGPNNTVFADDIPVAFIDFDTAAPGDPLEDLGYTAWTWCISSKPDAPPATVQAAQLRILADVYGLDATSRSSLIDAALDRQTRNAQCWRSHLARPSPRVADDHEITGRIRWSEREHAYTSANRATFDAALH from the coding sequence TTGTCGAGCAAGTCGAGGAACACGTCCGCCGCCGTACGGACGGTCAGCGCCTTCCCGACCACCCGCTTCCAGCGCTGGACCGACCCCCAGGTGGCCGCCGCCGGCTCCCTGCTCCGCGCCTTCCACGACGCCACCCGCGGCAGCCGCCTGACCGGCCGGCACCCCGTGGTCTGCCACCACGACCCGGGGCCGAACAACACGGTCTTCGCAGACGACATCCCGGTCGCCTTCATCGACTTCGACACCGCTGCCCCCGGCGATCCCCTCGAAGACCTCGGCTACACGGCCTGGACCTGGTGCATCTCCTCCAAGCCCGACGCCCCGCCCGCTACCGTCCAGGCCGCACAGCTACGCATCCTCGCCGACGTGTACGGGCTCGACGCCACCTCCCGCTCCAGCCTCATCGATGCCGCGCTCGACCGCCAGACCCGCAACGCCCAGTGCTGGCGCAGCCACCTCGCGCGCCCGTCCCCACGTGTCGCCGATGACCACGAGATCACCGGCCGAATCCGGTGGTCCGAGCGGGAACACGCCTACACCTCGGCCAACCGCGCGACCTTCGACGCAGCCCTGCACTGA
- a CDS encoding transposase, with product MAGVITASEPSWIGPFTGLSPRQFAKLVTALRRDGADAIRKGRPWGLPLEDRALLIAVYWRTNLTMRQLAPLFGVSKSAADRIIDHLGPLLALQPRKRFRKDTVLIVDGTLVPTRDHTVAEQSKNYRYSTNHQVVIDADTRLVVLVGQPLPGNRNDCKAWEESGAKAAVGTTTTIADGGYPGTGLVMPHRRRKGEDLPDWKQEHNRSHKQVRARVEHAFARMKTWKILRDCRLRGDGVHHAMAGIARLHNLVLAG from the coding sequence GTGGCTGGTGTGATCACGGCGTCAGAGCCGTCTTGGATAGGCCCGTTCACCGGGCTGAGCCCGCGCCAGTTCGCCAAGTTGGTGACCGCGCTTCGGCGCGACGGAGCGGACGCGATCCGCAAGGGGCGTCCATGGGGTCTTCCGCTGGAAGACCGAGCGTTGTTGATCGCGGTGTACTGGCGCACGAACTTGACGATGCGCCAGCTTGCCCCGCTGTTCGGGGTGTCGAAGTCGGCGGCAGACCGCATCATCGACCATCTCGGCCCGTTGCTCGCACTCCAGCCGCGCAAGCGGTTCCGGAAGGACACCGTGCTCATCGTGGACGGCACCTTGGTGCCCACCCGGGACCACACAGTGGCTGAGCAGTCCAAGAACTACCGGTACTCAACCAATCACCAGGTCGTCATCGACGCCGACACCCGGCTCGTCGTCCTGGTTGGCCAGCCTCTGCCCGGCAACCGCAACGACTGCAAGGCATGGGAGGAATCCGGTGCCAAGGCCGCCGTCGGCACCACCACGACGATCGCTGACGGGGGCTATCCGGGCACCGGACTCGTCATGCCCCACCGGCGACGCAAAGGCGAGGACCTGCCCGACTGGAAGCAGGAGCACAACCGTTCACACAAACAGGTCCGGGCCCGCGTCGAGCACGCCTTCGCCCGCATGAAGACCTGGAAGATTCTGCGCGACTGCCGCCTGAGAGGAGACGGCGTCCACCACGCCATGGCCGGCATTGCCCGCCTGCACAACCTCGTCCTCGCCGGATAG
- a CDS encoding DUF7878 domain-containing protein: protein MRFVCRSFGLSDLPRRGLATHEAPLELLLLDIEAELSIWEEGRAVWSEEAFPVAELAYHLARWLQSPLAGQEGFRFDSMQADAGLIRIVGSDGGWRVGSDFQPDCWTSPIVWDVLVAEIKEFDRSVREGVAAMGIEPSFIPEV, encoded by the coding sequence GTGAGGTTCGTCTGCCGGAGCTTTGGACTGTCGGATCTGCCGCGGCGCGGTCTCGCCACACACGAGGCTCCCCTGGAGCTGCTTCTCCTCGACATAGAGGCAGAGCTGTCCATCTGGGAAGAGGGGAGGGCGGTGTGGTCCGAGGAAGCGTTTCCCGTGGCCGAGCTTGCTTACCACCTGGCGCGCTGGCTCCAGAGTCCGCTCGCCGGCCAGGAGGGTTTCAGGTTCGACTCGATGCAAGCGGATGCGGGACTGATCCGCATCGTGGGCTCTGATGGAGGTTGGCGAGTCGGCTCCGACTTCCAGCCCGACTGCTGGACCTCGCCCATCGTCTGGGATGTTCTCGTGGCGGAGATCAAGGAGTTCGACCGCTCTGTGCGTGAGGGCGTCGCTGCGATGGGTATCGAGCCGTCCTTCATCCCAGAGGTTTGA
- a CDS encoding alpha/beta fold hydrolase, which produces MPENTTRVRRDVGRYVNDTLRDRYFVASDVLYAMGAPVRSETDVETSFGTTHVYRYGPSDPAAESRTPVVLIHGAGYCSAMWYPNTPALSGERPVYALDTPGDAGRSVHREPMWQPERAAQWMDEALDALGLDRVHLVGSSYGGWLVLNQAHRRPGRLASVTALDPGGLEKVGLRFFAWVFVSLFASFAPKALRPRLASWLEQPVIAVPELRKWVQVGARAFRIRRPAPLPLAEDALRSIRTPLYVIMGKRSLLVHPQRQLERVPRLIPGARAEIIAATGHGPQIDHPDVVNARMLSFMEDVDSLDPAAADA; this is translated from the coding sequence GTGCCCGAGAACACGACCCGTGTGCGCCGCGACGTCGGCCGCTACGTCAACGACACCCTGCGCGACCGCTACTTCGTTGCCAGCGACGTCCTCTACGCAATGGGCGCACCCGTTCGTTCCGAGACGGACGTCGAGACGAGCTTCGGCACCACGCACGTCTACCGGTACGGCCCCTCGGACCCCGCCGCCGAATCCCGCACGCCGGTCGTCCTGATACACGGCGCGGGCTACTGCTCGGCGATGTGGTACCCCAACACCCCCGCGCTCAGCGGTGAACGGCCCGTCTACGCGCTCGACACCCCAGGCGACGCCGGGCGCAGCGTCCACCGCGAGCCCATGTGGCAGCCCGAGCGTGCCGCCCAGTGGATGGACGAGGCCCTCGACGCGCTCGGCCTGGACCGGGTCCACCTCGTCGGCTCCTCATATGGCGGCTGGCTGGTGCTCAACCAGGCGCACCGCCGACCCGGACGGCTCGCCTCGGTCACCGCCCTCGACCCCGGCGGCCTGGAGAAGGTAGGCCTGCGCTTCTTCGCCTGGGTCTTCGTGAGCCTCTTCGCCAGCTTCGCCCCCAAGGCGCTGCGCCCCCGCCTCGCTTCCTGGCTGGAGCAGCCGGTCATCGCCGTTCCCGAGTTGCGGAAGTGGGTCCAGGTGGGCGCCCGGGCCTTCAGGATCCGCCGCCCCGCCCCGCTGCCGCTGGCCGAGGACGCGCTGCGCTCCATCCGGACCCCGCTCTACGTCATCATGGGCAAGCGCAGCCTTCTGGTACACCCGCAACGGCAGTTGGAGCGGGTGCCGCGCCTGATCCCCGGGGCCCGTGCCGAGATCATCGCCGCGACGGGCCACGGACCGCAGATCGACCATCCCGACGTGGTCAACGCCCGGATGCTGAGCTTCATGGAGGATGTCGACTCCCTCGACCCGGCCGCAGCCGACGCGTAG
- a CDS encoding DinB family protein, giving the protein MLEGWLSWHRETLLAKCAGLKPAQPARTTVEPSNLTLLGLVRHMAEVERWWFRRSFAGEAIGDVFTGPSDGNEGLDGVHAADAERNFGLFQTEVKACDAAAAGHGLDETFMSSRGVSLSLRWVYMLMVQEYARHNGHADFLRERTDGATGD; this is encoded by the coding sequence ATGTTGGAAGGCTGGCTGAGCTGGCACCGGGAAACGCTGCTGGCCAAGTGCGCCGGACTTAAGCCGGCCCAACCGGCGCGAACGACCGTAGAGCCGTCGAACCTCACTCTCCTTGGCTTGGTCCGGCACATGGCGGAGGTAGAGCGATGGTGGTTCCGGCGAAGCTTCGCCGGTGAGGCGATCGGTGATGTCTTCACCGGCCCATCAGATGGCAATGAGGGACTCGACGGAGTTCACGCAGCCGATGCGGAGCGAAACTTCGGACTGTTCCAGACCGAAGTCAAAGCGTGCGACGCGGCGGCGGCCGGGCACGGCCTCGACGAGACCTTCATGTCCTCTCGCGGAGTCTCCCTCAGCTTGCGCTGGGTCTACATGTTGATGGTCCAGGAGTACGCCCGCCACAACGGCCACGCCGACTTCCTGCGGGAGCGGACCGACGGGGCGACGGGTGACTGA
- a CDS encoding IS701 family transposase: MGGDLAEVRSWAGELGAVQGRFLHRFGRSEPRESALAYMRGLVAPLQRKNGWTLAEEAGHAGPDRIHRLLNRIEWDADEVLDDVRDYVVEHLGDPGAVLIVDDTGFLKKGTGSAGVQRQYSGTAGRTENCQVGVFLAYAAPLGRTLIDRRLYLPASWTDDRERCRRAGIDDEVGFATKVAMAKEMVRRAIAGKIPFRWVTADAGYGYSKGWRSELEQADVFHVMATTRHDTVVTRWAIDHPVSDLFPALPRQKWKRRSCGQGSHGPRVYDWARVEVRPWHRPDRRHWVIARRSVARPQELSYYIAYGPADATLDELIHIAGSRWAIEECFQTAKQECGLDDYQVRRYPGWHRHITLAMAAHACLTVLRARQLDTGKAETDPPSSSTSASPRSDA; encoded by the coding sequence ATGGGTGGGGATCTTGCTGAGGTCAGGTCGTGGGCCGGTGAGTTGGGTGCGGTGCAAGGGCGGTTTCTTCACCGATTCGGCAGATCGGAGCCTCGTGAGTCAGCTCTTGCCTATATGCGGGGACTCGTAGCCCCGTTGCAGCGGAAGAACGGCTGGACGCTGGCCGAAGAAGCCGGCCACGCAGGTCCGGACCGCATCCACCGGCTGTTGAACCGGATCGAGTGGGACGCCGACGAGGTTCTGGACGATGTGCGTGACTACGTGGTCGAGCATCTCGGCGATCCTGGTGCGGTGCTGATCGTGGACGACACCGGCTTCCTGAAGAAGGGCACCGGTTCGGCCGGGGTGCAACGGCAGTACTCCGGCACCGCGGGCCGCACGGAGAACTGCCAGGTCGGTGTCTTCCTCGCCTATGCGGCCCCGCTCGGACGAACGCTGATCGACCGCCGTCTGTATCTGCCTGCCTCCTGGACGGACGACCGAGAGCGGTGCCGCCGGGCCGGCATTGACGACGAGGTCGGCTTCGCGACGAAGGTGGCGATGGCCAAGGAGATGGTCCGCCGCGCGATCGCCGGCAAGATCCCGTTCCGCTGGGTGACCGCAGATGCCGGCTACGGCTACAGCAAGGGCTGGCGCTCTGAGCTGGAACAGGCGGACGTCTTCCACGTCATGGCCACCACCCGCCACGACACGGTCGTCACCCGCTGGGCCATCGACCACCCCGTGAGCGATCTATTTCCCGCCCTGCCCCGGCAGAAATGGAAACGCCGCTCGTGCGGCCAGGGCTCCCACGGGCCCCGCGTCTATGACTGGGCACGCGTCGAAGTCCGCCCCTGGCACCGGCCCGACCGCCGGCATTGGGTGATCGCCCGTCGCAGCGTTGCCCGTCCCCAAGAGCTCTCCTACTACATCGCCTACGGCCCGGCCGACGCCACCCTGGACGAGCTGATCCACATCGCCGGGAGCCGCTGGGCGATCGAGGAATGCTTCCAGACCGCGAAGCAGGAGTGCGGCCTGGACGACTACCAGGTCCGCCGCTACCCCGGCTGGCACCGCCACATCACCCTGGCCATGGCCGCCCACGCCTGCCTCACCGTCCTGCGGGCCCGCCAGCTCGACACCGGGAAAGCAGAAACGGATCCTCCCAGCTCATCCACCTCAGCCTCGCCGAGATCAGACGCCTGA
- a CDS encoding DUF6225 family protein: MTDVFDHAPQVWNAAQLRAALKDLPDDTPIHIGVAEDPGDFGGYRESVLVDAHHVENWWPATGTTPERAEKEKALTLFADWTPGEYDLLD; encoded by the coding sequence ATGACCGACGTCTTTGACCACGCGCCGCAGGTATGGAACGCTGCGCAGCTCCGTGCAGCGCTCAAGGACCTGCCCGACGACACACCCATTCACATCGGTGTCGCCGAAGACCCCGGCGACTTCGGCGGGTACCGTGAATCCGTCCTCGTCGACGCCCACCACGTCGAGAACTGGTGGCCGGCCACTGGGACCACGCCCGAACGGGCAGAGAAGGAGAAGGCGCTTACTCTCTTTGCCGACTGGACGCCCGGAGAGTACGACCTGCTCGACTGA